The Vicia villosa cultivar HV-30 ecotype Madison, WI linkage group LG1, Vvil1.0, whole genome shotgun sequence genome includes a region encoding these proteins:
- the LOC131645062 gene encoding uncharacterized protein LOC131645062 isoform X1: MRLYISASDKTIGSMLAQEDENDIERAIYYLSRVLNDAETRYTAIEKLCLCFYFSCIKLKYYIKPVDVYVSSHCDVIKHMLSKHILHSRIGKWALALTEYSLIFQPLKAMKGQIVSDFIVDHALAESHQQYVGLKPWKLYFDGSTHREGTGVGLLIISPDGIPTKLKYKIKGPLCSNNEAEYEALIAGLEALLELGATRVEIRGDSELVVKQLTKEYKCIKENLIMYFVIANRLLKKFEYVELKHISRMNNQEANDLAQLASGYKVSKEKLEELIEVRGRAMSTKLSPSDLENSQLGYANKGEFEVLNIDSLADTDWRSPIIDYLKIPSTDTDRKIKYRALSYFLMGNELFKKNPEGVLLKCLGEAEAYLALSNVHSGACGAHQAGHKMKWLLFRYGMYWPSMLKDCIEFAKGCQECQEHAGIQHAPANELSTIVKPWPFRGWALDLIGEIHPKSSKGQRYILVGIDYFTKWVEAIPLANVDQEVVIEFIQKHIIYRFGIPESITTDQGSVFIGRKMQDFAKEIGFKLFTSTPYYAQANGQVEAANKIIIGLIKKHVGKKPKNWHKTLDQTLWACRTSLKEATNTIPFQLTFGHDAVLPIEIYLQSVRVQRQADIPPNVYWELMMNELVDLDEDRLRALEMIKRQKERVSIAYNKKVKGKTFISNDLVWKVILPIDRKNQALGKWSPHWEGPFRILKVFSNNAYEIEELAEDRRILRVNGKYLKRYKPSMYEVKIAKT, translated from the coding sequence atgcgcctatatatttcagcttcagataaaacaataggcagcatgctggcgcaagaagatgagaacgacatcgaaagagccatttattacttaagtagagtactcaatgatgcagagactagatataccgctatagaaaaactctgcctttgcttttatttctcttgtatcaaacttaagtattatataaagccagttgatgtttatgtttcgtctcattgtgatgttattaagcatatgttatcCAAGCATATACTGCATAGTCGAATcggtaaatgggctttagccctaactgaatattcactaatatttcagcctctcaaggcaatgaaaggtcaaattgtgtcagacttcattgtcgaccatgcattagctgagagtcatcaacagtatgtgggtttaaaaccttggaagttatacttcgacggTTCAACGCACAGAGAGGGAACCGGAGTTGgtttgttgataatttctcctgatggaattccaacaaagctcaagtataaaatcaagGGTCcgctatgctccaacaacgaagctgagtacgaagcattaatagctggacttgaagctttgttagaattgggggcaaccagagtcgaaattagaGGGGACTCTGAATTGGTCGTTAaacaactgacaaaggaatacaagtgcatcaaagaaaatttgatcatgtactttgtcatagcaaataggctactcaagaaattcgaatatgtggaattaaaacacatatCAAGGATGAATAACCAAGAGGCAAACGACTTGGCgcagttagcttcaggatacaaggtatcaaaagaaaagttagaagaattgattgaagtaagagggagagcaatgtctactaaactttccccaagtgatctggagaattcacagTTGGGTTACGCCAACAAAGGAGAATTCGAAGTGCTAAACATAGACTCattagcagatacagattggaggagtccaataataGACTATCTAAAAatcccttcgacggatacagacaggaagataaaatatagagccctgtcatatttcctaATGGGAaacgaattattcaagaaaaatcctgaaggggtattgttgaaatgcttaggtgaagcagaagcatacttggctctgtcgaacgtacacagtggggcatgtggtgcacatcaagcaggacacaaaatgaaatggcttttatttcgttatggaatgtattggccttccatgttaaaagattgcatagagtttgcaaaagggtgtcaagaatgtcaagaacatgcaggtatccagcacgccccagcaaacgaattaagtacaatagtgaaaccttggcctttcaggggatgggcgttAGATTTGATCGGAGAAATTCACCCTAAGTCGTCTAAAGGCCAAAgatacatattagtaggaatagactatttcacaaaatgggtcgaagcaataccactagcaaatgtggatcaagaggtcgtgattgagtttattcagaaacatattatatataggtttggaatcccagaaagtataacaactgatcaaggtTCGGTCTTTattggacgaaaaatgcaagactttgccaaagaaataggtttcaagttatttacttctacaccttactatgctcaagcaaatggacaagttgaagcagcaaacaaaataataattggccttatcaaaaaacatgtgggaaagaaacccaagaattggcataaaactttggaccaaacactttgggcttgtcgaacatctctaaaagaagctacaaacacaattcctttccagttgacgtttgggcatgatgcagtactcccaatcgagatatatcTACAGTCAGTAAgggtacaaagacaagcagatattcctcccaacgtatactgggagttaatgatgaatgagttagtagatttggatgaagacagacttcgagcgctggaaatgataaaaaggcaaaaggaaagagtatccatagcatacaacaaaaaggtgaaaggtaaaacgtttattagtaatgacctagtttggaaagttattttacctatagatcgaaagaatcaagcacttggtaaatggtccccgcactgggaaggaccctttcgaatcttaaaggtattttcgaataatgcttatgaaattgaagagttagcagaagatcgtaggatcttgagagtaaacggaaAATATctaaagagatataaaccaagcatgtacgaagtaaagattgcaaaaacgtag
- the LOC131645062 gene encoding uncharacterized protein LOC131645062 isoform X2: protein MRYCFDCHRRDLIQNAIKDGRLKFADKTKSHMKVDTNPLNIADASLCEPVDVNMVEASEVEGAEAKAVFDGEQATESLDNHIIFDIDVEESPRTEITEISRGENSEATEDLRMKLQKIQISEVPPAVVNMVNARRPVSEFGELETWLTRQKGGIEVPLRGESFKDYLWGCHERNGGKQWMCPRCSIMLNRRVEANFERARRERWEHPGREPNPLLQVYPRMEESLVGFLVRCHKGNTEVALCPRCGAVYDEMLARSFERVYCYMGRETQGLRPNLYGFDIWTPTKRPDSPHPRVRKVTFIVPADAPRDRWGQAGARENKWRSWDQGGRTAMAYRKQFQKPNREAYRLENYKGKNPMSRSQWRRHQRIKKAQKEYRPREAGESSSNQVPRQGAKSDKPPVERRLFEAEKILDEEEKMHSSSWKEEDRMTNDFDSDGVSSINLNCNVVSVLPHEFNQETEVEDCEEADIEEMAKHRPVCYYVLNNGAVEEQDAFFERPDEGMRNHLKPLYIRAKIENVGINKVLVDGGAAVNLMP, encoded by the coding sequence ggatctaattcaaaatgctatcaaagatgggaggttgaagttcgctgacaagaccaagagtcacatgaaggtcgataccaatcctctgaacatcgctgatgctagcctctgtgagccagtggatgtcaacatggtggaggcatctgaagtcgaaggTGCAGAAGCTAAGGCAGTGTTCGATGGAGAGCAGGCTACTGAGAGTCTGGATAACCATATAATCTTCGATATTGATGTCGAAGAATCTCCAAGGACAGAGATAACTGAAATTTCGAGGGGAGAgaacagcgaggccactgaagacctcagaatgaaactccagaaaatccagatctctgaagttcctccagcagtcgTTAACATGGTCAACGCCAGACGTCCAGTTTCTGAATTTGGTGAGTTAGAGACATGGCTAACAAGGCAAAAAGGGGGTATTGAAGTTCCTTTAAgaggagaaagcttcaaggactaCCTTTGGGGTTGTCATGAGAGGAAcggtggaaaacaatggatgtgtccaaggtgttcgatcatgctgaatcgaagggtcgaagctaacttcgaaagggctcgacgcgaaagatgggaacacccagggagagaaccaaatcccctactacaagtgtacccaaggatggaggagagcttagtaggatttttggtcagatgtcacaaaggCAATACTGAAGTTGCactatgtcccagatgtggggcagtctatgatgaaatgctggcacgatccttcgaacgtgtgtactgctacatgggtcgagaaactcaggggttgcgtcctaacctatacggtttcgacatatggactcctacGAAGAGACCTGATAGTCCACACCCCAGAGTTCGAAAGGTAACATTCATAGtccctgcagatgcacccagggatagatgggggCAAGCTGGTGCAAGAGAAAACAAATGGcggagttgggaccaaggaggaagaactgcaatggcatacaggaagcaatttcaaaaaccaaatcgagaggcgtatcgattggagaattacaaaggaaaaaatcctatgtcccgatcccagtggagaaggcatcagagaataaaaaaggctcaaaaggaatacaggccaagagaagctggagagtctagtagcaaccaagtcccacgccagggggcaaagtcagacaaacctccagtggaacgcaggctattcgaagctgaaaagatcttggatgaagaagaaaagatgcattctagttcttggaaagaagaagatCGGATGACAAATgactttgattctgatggagtgtcatccataaacctcaactgcaatgttGTGTCCGTGCTTCCTCATGAGTTCAATCAGGAAACGGAAGTTGAAGATTGCGAGGAGGCTgacatcgaagaaatggcaaaacacagacctgtgtgttattatgtgctgaataacggtgcagttgaagaacaggatgctttcttcgaaaggcctgatgaaggtatgcgaaatcatttgaagccactctatatcagggctaaaattgagaatgttggcatcaacaaagtcttagttgatgggggagcagcagtgaacctaatgccttaa